CTTGTCCCTATGGTGTTCCCTCTTTAACCAGCAGTAAGAAGAGGGATCATCTAAAGGAAGTTAGCAAGATCTGATAGGAAGATCTACTCCCACTCTCAGGTGAGCACACAGATCTTCAAATGATGTGTCAAACTTTGGTAAATCTATGGGTGATGCTTTGCTCAAAACTTTTAACTGTCTGCTCGCCCTAATCCCATGTGGGCACATCTCTTTTGAGTACCCCTCTACAGGGTTTGGGATAAGAAGAGACTGAACATGCATCAGACTTACCAATGTAGCTATCTATTCACACTGCAGTCATTTCCTTACTTGGAAATTTAGTGGTGTGTCCTGTTTGCAATAACTTTCCCACAATCCACCTTCAGCACAGTACCTTCAAGTAAGATGGGTTCATGGTTCTCAAGGGAAATGGCATAAATTATATGTGGACAGATATGTGCTTTTGACAGTTACTTTCTAGTACAAGTTACTCACTGAAAGCAGGCCCTTGCTATGTTGCCTGGAATTTTTAAAGTTAGACTCTTACATACAAAGTATGTTTAGCTCTATTTATGGGATGTGATTTCAAGGCTGTTTGTGTTCTCTTCTGCCGAAGTCCCTACACATTTGTATTTCACCTAACCGAACTGGGTCATCATTATTGTACATGGAACAACCTTGGTCATTGAACTTCTTGCCCAACACAATCAACCATTCAAATATGGTGAAAGCGAGTATTTAAGATCCTGTTACTTCAGGTAAAGTGATAATTAATACTCACACAGTTAGAGGAAGAAATGGGATTTCACTGAAGATATATTTGGAGAAAGAAGAAGCCATTTCAAAGATTGCATGATCTTTTTCAGCCTGGAAAATCACCTTGACAGCTGGGTATTTTTTCCTGCTCCCAGTTATTACCTACACCCCAAGGTCTTTCTCAACTATTATGTTTAAAGGTCTGCTAATTCTTCAAGCACAAAGCTTTAGCGGTCACATGTAGGCATGTCTCTTTATGAACCCCTGGCGGACTGGGGTGAAGAGAGATGACAATTCAAAGTCATGAAAGTTTCTTCTCATTTAGTAACTGTTTCATTATTTGGACAACTAGTAGTCAGTGATGTTTGCTCTTATTTTCCCATACCATTTTCAGTACAGTACTATCAAGGAAGTGGAGGAACGCATCATACCATTTATCCTATCCAAGAGTCAGTATTTATTGCCAGTTAAATGCtccataaaaaaaagaaaacttcaaagcATTGAGGATGTTTCTCCTTTGCCTAGGCTTCAGGTTAAGTGGTTACTACAGTATGCCACCGAGATTCCTCAGTTTATGATAGaattaattatttcatatttctacAAAAATGTGTTGAACAAGATACTTGCACCACTAAAACTGCCTGCAGGTGTTACAGAGCTTACATAAATATCAACACCATTTATAACCATCATTCCATGGAAAGAGTgtacaaacaattttaattcaagAGTTGTGATGCATCAAAAAACGTAACAAGTGGGCGCAGCAAACAAGTGAGTTTTTTGACACATCGCAATGAGTGAATAACAATTGTTCAAGCACTTTCTGCTTTCATACTGAGATTTTATCTCACTGACCAACACATCTCAAAGACTGTGAAAATCATTGTTTGTCCAATCAGAGACATGAACAACAGTATCTCAGAATGTGTGAAATAAAGCATATTCTGCCATGAAAAAAATCAGCCCCAAAAAATAATTGTAGGCCCTTGTGACGATCATAAAAAAGAATGATTCTGAAGCTGGAGGCAATGGAAATCATAGTCCTGTCATTATTCGCTGCGCTTGCTTCAGTTCACCAAGTAATACACTAAATTTCTGTGACGCCATGGAGAATGATACAGGTCGTACACTGTGGCTGTTGTTATCTACTTCATTAAATCTGAGCTGGACCTCTGGCTCCACCATTTCATTTAATTCACTGCAGCCTAAGACGAAGTCCACTCTCCACTCCAACCCAGTTAGTTGGTTCAGCTTTATACTACTTCGCAGGAAAGAACTTTGCAAGTTGGTTAAATTTTCTCCATAAGTTTTACAGAGTGCAGTAGAGAGTTCCTTAGGCAAGCCAAGCTGTTGAAGTTCGTTAGATAATGAATCGCTATCCACGCTGTACTTTGCAGCACTTGAGAGTATAAACGAAAGAGCTGCAATTGAAGCTTTCACATCTGACAATTCATACTTGGCATCcgatgtcaacttctcaacttTGGCGTAGTCGATCTCTTCTCCCAGCAAATCTTTGATCATCTGGGCACAAACAAGCCTCATCTTTACAGACGTTATTTTTGAAAGAGTACTTATCTCTGCAAGTACCCAATCTGGACAATCCAAATCTCCGCAGAAGCGAAACCTCATTTTCTTCCTTAGCCGTGCGATCGCCTTCTAGTTTCTTCTGTCACATGCGGCTCTTCAATCTCACGTGACCAATAAACCAAATTTGGAAGAAGAGTGTTTGCCATGGAGCGTCCAGCGACGCTTCCATTGTAGACAATTGAAGAGCGACGCGATGTTTACAGAAAGTTTATTGGCGACAGTTTTATCTGTATTTATCGCTATTTTAGCTGTGGTGATTGTAATATTGTTCGGTAAGTTTGATGGTGTAATGATCTTGTCGCGATCTTCGAGCGCGGAGAAGCCTGGTTCGGTGTTCTACCTGCATGTGGCTTGAACATAGGCTGTTGCAAACCACTTGAATTTTGAATCGATGTACCCTGTCTTAATAATTCTTCTATTTCCCTAAAATCATATTTGTATTCAAAGCCACATTTAGGTTTAATAATCTCAGTTACAAGCATAATCAAAATAGTAACAACTTTGACCTGAGGCTGAAATGTTTGTTTACATATCAGGGTTCTTTCAAAAGAGTACTAActgtatttcatttttaaatctggAAAAATACCCTTTTACTTCACTGGAAGTGCAATATCATAATAGTTTTTGCCCCTGACAGAACACGTATTGCAAACTTGGAATTATTCCTGGAGGTCAGGAATATGTAAAATTTAAGCAGGGTAAAACTGTGTGATCGCACTCACCCACTCCCCCTATCACATAGGACTCTCTATCAACAGCAAGTTCAACTGACCCtataactcccagatcaaaaagtttaattctccttactgttggccttacaattcttataatgttagtccagagaatttagtattacatcaactaattatccccaaaatgatatttttctttattatcatcacttatctggttgatattgtattgatattgtagggagaaattctgtcttggtcactcatgggagttgaagggttaagtagATACTCTCACAATCAGTTGGTGAAGATTTGATTATTAGTTTCATGCATGATAGAGAGTAATTGAAAGATGGGGCCAGGTTTTGCCATTTTAGCACTTGCCAACTGGTTGTAGGATTATGTAGCCTATTGGAGAAGAAACACTCAAAAGGAACTAAGAAAGTCTAATGGATGTCAAAATTGATGGAAAAGATTCATGGGGAGTACAACTAGGTAAACTTGAAAAGCATAAAATAACTACCCTTAATGGCTTACACATTAACTGAATTGAcacattttttgccttttaaaaaGAGCTAACTTTATTTAACAGGATGGTTTTTCGTTTGGAAGATGTTCCTTATTAGATTTTCCTTCATCCGGGAGTTAGTCTATGGCAGCAGCAATGGATCagcaggaaaaacaaaaagtgataTCCCACCTACTCCCTTGAGAAGATCATCACGCATAAGAGATCTGAGAGCAAGAAAATCCTAAGATACACAGTCACTTCAACCTATATCACTACAACACATGTCTGAATCCATGTATTATAACAATGTTCCCAGGTCATATTTTGTTTCTGTAAAATAGCTTGTACACCAGCAAAAGACAAACTCCCTCCACCTGCACAGTGCATGTTATGAATCAAATTGTACTGAATTGTGGGCATTTTAGTTAACCAGCACATAAACAGAACTGAACTGATATGGACTGAGATACATTGTGCGAGATGTCAGTACCTCAATACTCAATGGATGTATACAAGATCTTGGACAACAGAAAGTTCCAAGAAAAATAGATCAGAAAATAACACTGACCAAGATGTTCCTGGTACAACTCTATTCATGCGACTTTGTCTCTTTCTGTAATGCATATTACTTTGAATTGACAGGAGTATGTAATGGATGTTGGAAATGGTTGTTAGTCACTCAATTATAGTTTCAGTCTATGGGTTTGCAAAGGAACCTAAAGTGGCAGTTAGCCCATAGTGTGTGTTTTCATGTTAGTTTGGTGGATTACTTGAATGATCTTAGAGTCTGTATTAATGAGAGCTGAGGGAGCTTGAAATGGGAGATGTAACAAtaatttctgtaatttttttcaacttcttaaaagttggaaatttttgtctatttatTTTTCCCATTTGGCATCTAAGTATGATGCAGACTAAATACCAAACACTGAAATGTGATACAAGTTTGCATTTTGCTCATTTTCCAATATGTAAAAGGGGAATGCATATTAGGATgtgtgaaagataaaaaaatttctcatgtTTCAGTCTTTCAAGGTCCTATGTCCCAACACAGAACAAAGATTTGATTTTTGTCATTCTTTTGAGTCCAGTTATCATTCATTCCCCCTCAAAATAAACTTTGGGGCTCAGGCTTGTCATCATTTTCTAAGCAGTGCTTGGTTGTTGTTAATGCACATCAAGATACACATCCTGAATCCAGATTTCTCCCTCTTTTGGCATCACTCAGAGACAACTTACACACAGAAAGATATTTTTGGAAGCTGGTCATTGGTTATCTTGGAAGTACCTTTTGTTATTCTGAGAGTCAGGTTGCTGTCTCTGACATTTTACATGAGAATGCCTAAGAGCAGCTGAAACAATCATTAGCTTCAAAGTGATTTAGATAGGGAACAGAAGGGAATTTTTAATATTGTGCCACCTTCaatcactaaaaaaaatgatggTTTCTGTCAAGTGCTAGAAATAAAAGTGTGTCACTGTATGTCATAGGCAATGCAAAATTGCCATAAAATAGCACAGACAAACTACTGAAAGTTCTTTAAAAAGTTTGCCAATGTATGGTGCCTGAAATCAGCACACACATAGATGTTTTGTGTTCCATTAATTTCTTTAGAACAGGGAGAAAATGGTGGTACAGGTTCATTCACTGAATTTGAAGTGCTTATGTTACAGTTTTACAAAGCAAGAAACAAGCTATGATAAAGTTTTTGATCACCAACTTTCTGTGCCTTTTCTCTCTCCATGAAAAACTTGTTAACTCCTTTACCTGGCCATGGCTGGCAAAGCTCCCTCTGTGTTTTGTTGGGAGACAACActacttttttaaattcaataattCTTGACATGTTCCACAGTATATATATGGCTACGGTGGTGatcacatttttctctttccttgtCTCatatctctctctctttcaaaCTGCCTTTCATCAGTTCTTTGAAGAAATGCTTGCTTCTCTAAATACCTACAGAGAAATAGGTGAAAAATTGTATAAAAAACAGGTACCATAGGTTTGGTTGCATATTTTTTAACTCAGGGGCCAATGGAGTTCACTTGAATcgcttttaagaaaaaaacaaaatcctaGTAATTAGTGGGTAATCAGCTTAATGTATTCAAAGCATGACATTATTTTTAGACTGACGAGCACCAAAGTTATGTTACTAATCTAAATAAACTGGAAGGCCCAGTGGTCAGGTGGTTGGCACATTTGATTACTGATTGACAGTTCTACATTAAAGCCCTCACTGGGGTGCTAAGTTGTATTATTGCATAAGACACTATTGAATATAGCTCTCACATTACATCTCTTCCCTTGGGAGTATAAGTGAATACTGCTAAACTATTTgggaaaagtgaaaaaaggaaacctAGCCAGGGTACCCTGAGATGAATTGGCATCCTGTCCAGGGTAGACTAGCAATACTCCTAGGTGTAGTCAATAACTATCATGGAAACCAATACAAGTTGCAGTAGAATGGGCCACATTCTTTGTGTGTAGACCTCACTTTACCTCTAAGTTAGGATAGTTCTTTTTAGGTGAAGAAATAACCAAAATATAATGTACAGACCCGTCTTTGTTATAATTCTGAAGCTCTTGGTGAATTCCTTCATGATCTTTAAATGATTCCCAATCCAGCtttgatttttccttaaaataaccaaaattttgtgtttcattGACCTCCCTATATGTAAtgcctttcttttaaaatatggaATGGTTTACTTCAATTACATCAAtcaatgtttttcttatttttaaaaactagcACCAACTCTAACTCATTTTGTGATgtggaaaatatatattaagagaataagagaaaatcaaaaattattatcatgCACTACATCATATGAGGCTCACAAGAAAATTGGTATATCAACATTTCATAATTACTTCACCAAGAGAAGTTTGTTTGCTTATATCACTAGTTATAACCCACCCATTAATTTTTGCACAATTTTATTGGCTACTTTATGTCACATGGTGTAAAATTGCCGAACAGGTATCATGCAATAACAATGGCTTTTCTCCTGGCAGTTTTTGCACAGGATGAAAATCAATGCACAGGTTATGAAATGAATAAACCCATCTCTGGCTTGCTGATATGttggctgataatgtccttggTCCTCAAAAGATCACATTTGCCCTCAAagccaaatattcatttctcAGACAATATCTCATCAGCCTGAAGGGGTATATTTACCAAATAATGACTAGGCCACAATCAAGCAATCAATAAGTTCCCAAAACACTCATCACATATTAACACTTACCAGAGTACTCATTTTTGGCTTCTTTGAGATTTGACCTAAAACACTGCTAAGacctccttttcttttaaatctgaaataaacCAGTTGATAAAGTTACTTGTATGAACTGGCCCAAACTTACAGCTTGATATGCAATAAACACATTTCAGCTTTCTTGTCTGacatatttttcttaaataaaactgtttCTTACATTAATGGCTACTCTTAAGAAGTTACCCTAAAGAGCCCAAATCTTTAACAGCAGGTTTCACTTCTGTTTTCTTGACTTCTtctttcttgatattttttgctTCAGCAGAATTGGCATCTACAGTCTTGGTGACactaaaatacaaaatttgcTACTTGAAAGGAATAATTAGACATTGCTAAATACAGGTTTAGCTATATTGAGCCACAAAAGGGTTGGGCGTCGTCAATTAACTTCTgtagaaatattttataatcCTATGTGGTACCATAATTTCCAGCTGATTGGCTGCATGTAATCAGTTAAATCATCAGTAAACAACTACTGCCATGTGTGGGAGGGTGGGAGGTCcaggttatgtgacaattttaaatctACGTTACAACACTTTTACAGTGATTAATGTTTGATACAATCACTTATCAAATATCTTTTccacaagacaaaacaaacactcCTTGCACaccttaaagaaaaaatgaaaacagggAACTGGATTTTCCTCTACAAGTATTTTACATGCATCTCAAATATGAAAAGTAAACCAATCTACTTATTTGAATCTTAGGTCTTTAATGCCTAGGAATGGACAGATGCTGAATAACATCTGCTTTTGAACATTTGCAATACAGATCAAACCCCTACTATCAACTTTTCCAGGAGcctttttatccttttttatggTTTATTGGGTTAATACATGGCAGGGAACAACAGggttttaaataatttcttgaatttttcacTAACTTGGATGGAATACCTACACTACAGCTTCACCAGCAAAGTCGTATGTTCTTGTGATAGACACTTTTTCATCTGAGCTGCCAGATGGCTACATCATAAATGTACAAAAAGATATTTaacatgtaaagaaaaagaatttgactgtGGGCAATAtgtaccgtaatttccggtcgtttacccgcgggtaatctgttgattttgcattaaacgcgcgccactgcgggtaatagggaggtgcgggttatgtgacaattttaaaatccagtggtagttgaattgaaaaaaaatatcaccaacatgcgtttccacctctcaagtaaattttattgtgttaatAGTGCCgaaagcggcacgaaaacatgatgccgactcgagtttatttcacgcataattagttgcgcgacgaacaaattattatcggcacgcgtgaaaacaaaaccttgagggtgacaaaaattatccatagATATCCGgtgcatcagtaacaaatttccatttaacaatagcttgagctaaagataattttcccgttttaagggacttgttaggcccaatagaaccggagatatcgatttttcaaaaatcgccgacagtactttataattcaagttttaatactcacccagctttttttcaacaaatcaacatggcgctgaacgatcgctcgcacaaaatgtggccacaaattcgcattctgtcaagtatgaaacgttgagatttgggcatgggccgctagtgtttttactgtataatcttatcaataaagtacatgctaatattgacacagaattgtgcacgcgtctgaatttctttgaccttttaactcgacaaagacgctttcaagttttcgaaagttggatcagacaacttttaaaagactgaaatgtatcacctttatgtcacgttttcgccaccaaaaagttgaataacaacgtgcgggttatccaccagtgcgggtaatctgttgactttttttttcgccgtatgcaataatcggccggtgcgggtaatcggccgtgcgggtaaacgaccggaaattacggtattaaaaaaaatggttgatTTAGCTACCCACACTAGGTTGGTCAAGGCATGTTATCCAATTATCTagtatacatgtatgtatagaGTTAACCCAAGGTCATAATCGTATCTCTTAAACTACCTCATATGCAAAATGTACAGTCATATtgtttgtaaaaaataaatccaGACAAAAAATATTACgagcttctgattggctgaaaattagtgcatttttcatgtaacactaGCAAAAAGTTAtgacacaagtgcaaattacaaatagtgtgTGCActatcaaaattttgtctgtcttgactaTCTGTGATgcttttcataaaaattattaaaaagtaatGATACCATGAtctcttgtgcaatttggtatAAACAACCACttgaacatttttcaaagactataAACTGCACTGCCAGACATGCTCCCACAAATTTATGTGCCATAAAATTAACACTGACTATTAAATGTAAATCA
This region of Pocillopora verrucosa isolate sample1 chromosome 3, ASM3666991v2, whole genome shotgun sequence genomic DNA includes:
- the LOC131790835 gene encoding COMM domain-containing protein 4-like, producing the protein MRFRFCGDLDCPDWVLAEISTLSKITSVKMRLVCAQMIKDLLGEEIDYAKVEKLTSDAKYELSDVKASIAALSFILSSAAKYSVDSDSLSNELQQLGLPKELSTALCKTYGENLTNLQSSFLRSSIKLNQLTGLEWRVDFVLGCSELNEMVEPEVQLRFNEVDNNSHSVRPVSFSMASQKFSVLLGELKQAQRIMTGL